In Solanum pennellii chromosome 3, SPENNV200, a single window of DNA contains:
- the LOC107013838 gene encoding transcription factor bHLH51-like, with translation MENSFSSEYWLESCDVNHYLVPQVQNYLPQERRESASRSHSEAEKRRRDRINAQLSTLRKLIPTSEKMDKAALLGSVVDHVKDLKGKTAEISKVLNTPTDTDEVTIEHLNEEEDNKGCLIKASFCCDDRPELFSELQRGIKNLKLRMMEADITSLGGRIKCVFMLCPNENYVNDVCMNSLKKSLTVVLSRIAISPSTSNYRIKSKRQRFFLPAHCS, from the exons ATGGAGAATTCTTTTAGTTCAGAATATTGGCTTGAAAGTTGTGATGTGAATCATTATTTAGTCCCACAGGTTCAAAATTACTTACctcaagagagaagagaaagtGCTTCTAGGAGTCACAGTGAAGCTGAAAAAAGACGCAGAGACAGAATTAATGCACAGCTTTCTACTCTCAGAAAACTCATTCCTACTTCTGAAAAG ATGGATAAAGCAGCTCTATTAGGAAGTGTAGTTGATCATGTTAAAGATCTGAAAGGCAAAACAGCAGAAATCAGCAAAGTTTTGAACACTCCAACTGATACCGATGAAGTAACAATTGAGCATTTAAATGAGGAAGAAGACAACAAAGGATGCCTTATTAAGGCCTCTTTTTGTTGCGATGATCGACCTGAATTATTCTCAGAGTTGCAACGGGGAATTAAGAATCTGAAATTAAGAATGATGGAGGCTGATATTACTAGTTTGGGTGGGAGAATTAAATGTGTTTTTATGCTCTGTCCAAATGAGAATTATGTAAATGATGTTTGCATGAATTCTCTCAAAAAATCACTTACAGTTGTCCTCTCTAGAATTGCTATATCTCCTTCCACATCAAATTACAGAATTAAAAGCAAGAGGCAGAGGTTCTTCTTGCCTGCTCACTGTTcttaa
- the LOC107014038 gene encoding uncharacterized protein LOC107014038 isoform X1: MATSLNSVLGFPSTLQANYWNLSGSASLQKVAHFPSTFQMRGLRRCVQVTRHNFYLLVAKSDRLETEVSDMDSENAERSYSEAITPTVNTSSFESSKTEGEVQPIGQTESAVQEAEASNGSGTSANLEEEASSSSPKPTLKRSPLTAREKLRAARVLSRYNESKTSKPQMGSKLIEALRESEKGKMRSGLPEAPTNLFDDSKRGMPKPGWTFEFPGGIDVFLVVFSFVFISTVMFATTYIVWKVGAIHFNE, translated from the exons ATGGCTACTTCTTTGAATTCTGTTCTGGGCTTTCCGTCAACC CTACAGGCAAACTACTGGAATCTATCTGGGAGTGCCTCTCTGCAGAAGGTTGCACACTTCCCATCTACCTTTCAGATGCGGGGGTTAAGAAGATGTGTACAAGTTACTAGACATAATTTCTATCTTTTAGTTGCTAAAAGTGATCGTCTTGAAACGGAAGTTAGTGATATGGACTCTGAAAATGCTGAAAGGTCATACTCTGAAGCTATTACACCAACTGTGAATACGTCATCCTTTGAATCTTCTAAAACAGAGGGGGAAGTGCAACCCATTGGTCAAACTGAGTCGGCCGTGCAAGAAGCCGAAGCTTCAAATGGGTCTGGAACTTCTGCAAACTTGGAAGAGGAAGCATCTTCCTCCAGTCCAAAACCAACGTTGAAGAGATCTCCATTGACAGCAAGAGAGAAACTTAGGGCAGCCAGGGTTCTCAGCCGGTACAATGAATCAAAGACCTCTAAACCTCAGATGGGAAGCAAACTAATTGAGGCCCTACGAGAAAGtgagaaggggaaaatgagatCCGGACTTCCAGAGGCACCTACAAATCTGTTTGATGATAGCAAAAGAGGGATGCCAAAACCAGGATGGACTTTTGAGTTTCCAGGAGGAATTGATGTCTTCCTTGTTGTGTTTTCATTTGTATTCATCAGCACAGTTATGTTTGCTACAACATATATTGTGTGGAAGGTTGGTGCTATCCATTTCAACGAGTAG
- the LOC107014038 gene encoding uncharacterized protein LOC107014038 isoform X2 has protein sequence MATSLNSVLGFPSTANYWNLSGSASLQKVAHFPSTFQMRGLRRCVQVTRHNFYLLVAKSDRLETEVSDMDSENAERSYSEAITPTVNTSSFESSKTEGEVQPIGQTESAVQEAEASNGSGTSANLEEEASSSSPKPTLKRSPLTAREKLRAARVLSRYNESKTSKPQMGSKLIEALRESEKGKMRSGLPEAPTNLFDDSKRGMPKPGWTFEFPGGIDVFLVVFSFVFISTVMFATTYIVWKVGAIHFNE, from the exons ATGGCTACTTCTTTGAATTCTGTTCTGGGCTTTCCGTCAACC GCAAACTACTGGAATCTATCTGGGAGTGCCTCTCTGCAGAAGGTTGCACACTTCCCATCTACCTTTCAGATGCGGGGGTTAAGAAGATGTGTACAAGTTACTAGACATAATTTCTATCTTTTAGTTGCTAAAAGTGATCGTCTTGAAACGGAAGTTAGTGATATGGACTCTGAAAATGCTGAAAGGTCATACTCTGAAGCTATTACACCAACTGTGAATACGTCATCCTTTGAATCTTCTAAAACAGAGGGGGAAGTGCAACCCATTGGTCAAACTGAGTCGGCCGTGCAAGAAGCCGAAGCTTCAAATGGGTCTGGAACTTCTGCAAACTTGGAAGAGGAAGCATCTTCCTCCAGTCCAAAACCAACGTTGAAGAGATCTCCATTGACAGCAAGAGAGAAACTTAGGGCAGCCAGGGTTCTCAGCCGGTACAATGAATCAAAGACCTCTAAACCTCAGATGGGAAGCAAACTAATTGAGGCCCTACGAGAAAGtgagaaggggaaaatgagatCCGGACTTCCAGAGGCACCTACAAATCTGTTTGATGATAGCAAAAGAGGGATGCCAAAACCAGGATGGACTTTTGAGTTTCCAGGAGGAATTGATGTCTTCCTTGTTGTGTTTTCATTTGTATTCATCAGCACAGTTATGTTTGCTACAACATATATTGTGTGGAAGGTTGGTGCTATCCATTTCAACGAGTAG